The Novipirellula caenicola DNA segment GGACAAGGGCCCCGGATTACTCGAATCGATCTATGAATGGTGTCTAACCAAAGAACTTGAAATCCGCGGACACAAAGCAGACAATCAACAACAAGTGATCGTTCAATGGAAGGGATTTCAGCGTGAGTACCCGCTCCGGTTTGACATACTCATTGAACGATGCCTATTTGTCGAGGTGAAAGCATCTGAATCGGTCCAGCCCATCCATAAAGCACAGCTTCTGAGCTACATGAAATTACTAGACATTCCGATCGGGCTGATCATCAACTTTAACGTCCTCAAACTTACCGATGGCATCTCGAGGCTAATGCTGCCGGGAGCCAACCAAGCCTGAGGCCAAGTTATCAAGTCCCACGCAGGTCTTCCCTTCACTCGTGTTCAAATTTCCGTGCGGTCTTTGTCGGCGCGGGTTCGTGGCGGGGTGCTCGAGATTGCGTGGTCGTTTGAACAGGAGATAGCAGAGGTACCAGAGTTTTTGTTCCGGCATTGTTATTGAAGTTTGGATCGACCAAGCCTGAGCTTTGAATGCATCAAGCCGTGCATGGGTCTCCGTTTCCTCCCTTTCCTCCTGTTCAAATTCCCTTGGTCTTCGTCGGCGCGGGTTCGTGGACGGGGTGCTTGAGATTGCGCGGTCGTTTGAACAGGAGAGAACAGAGATAACAGAGTTTTTGTTCCGGCTTCGTTGTTGAAGCTTGAATCTCACCAAGCCTGAGCGTTGAATGCATCAAGCCGTGCATGGGATCTCCGTTTCCTCCCTTTCCTCCTGTTCAAATTCCCCCCGGTCTTCGTCGACGCGCGTTCGTGGACGAGGTGGTCGAGATTGCGCGGTCGTTTGAACAGGAGAGAACAGAGATAACAGAGTTTTTGTTCCGGCTTCGTTGTTGAAGCTTGAATCTCACCAAGCCTGAGCTTTGAATGCATCAAGCCGTGCATGGGTCTCCGTTTCCTCCCTTTCCTCCTGTTCAAATTCCCCTGGTCTTTGTCGGCGAGGGTCCTGTACAGGGTGCTCAAGATTGCGCGGTCGTTTGAACAGGAGAGAACAGAGATAACAGAGTTTTTGTTCCGGCTTCGTTGTTGATGCTTGGATCTCACCAAGCCTGAGCGTTGAATGAATCAAGCCGTGCAGGGATCTCCGTTTCCTCCCTTTCCTTATGGTCAAATTCTCTGGTGCCGTCCGGAAACCGAATCGCCTTTGGGTGCAGTCAATTTGAACTGCTGTCTTACGCGGATCAATGTCCATGGTCTCTGTTCTGGCTTGGTTGAGCGCTCAATTGATCTAGCGACACAAATTGCCTTGCATCGCAGCAACGGGCATCACGACGGAGACTGGTATTGCGACTTCGGTTCAACCTCGAACACTTTTGGCTAGTTTGAAGGCCTGTACTTGACTTGGCCAAACTAAAGGGGGGCCAAACAAAAGGCGGAACGCTTTTCTTGCATCTTGGTCCTTTACGATTGAGCTCGCGTTGATCGCCCTCGATACTCAGACGACAACGAACCAGTGCTTGTTCCGCTTGCGAAATTGGTCAACTCGAAATGAAACCAAATTGTGTCACAAAACCCAAACTCTCGACCAACGGCCATCTTAGTTCTCGGGGACAAACCAAGTCTGCTCATCAAGAAACGCCAGGAGCTCTTCTTGAAAGCA contains these protein-coding regions:
- a CDS encoding GxxExxY protein gives rise to the protein MHSLFEKASGLTHDVIGAAIEVHKDKGPGLLESIYEWCLTKELEIRGHKADNQQQVIVQWKGFQREYPLRFDILIERCLFVEVKASESVQPIHKAQLLSYMKLLDIPIGLIINFNVLKLTDGISRLMLPGANQA